The Fusobacteriaceae bacterium genomic sequence CGGTGAAAGGGATTGTCGTTTGCGTTTTTTCTTCCCATAGTATAGCGGATTTTTCCGGATTTGTCCATGAATTTATCGCAAATCAAGCGGTTGTTGAAATAAAGTCATGGACATTTCCGCCGGCCTCATGTAAAATATAGATAAATCAAAGGGCGGCCGCCGCGTGACAGCGGAAAAAGCGCGCTAAGAGGGGGAGAATATGAAACTTGCGGAAATCGTACGACCCAAAAAAGATCTTCCTGTCAGAAAATCCAAACTCTGGGGCAACCTCGATATCATGGAGCTCTCGGAGGAGAGCCTCCGCGGCCCCGCCGATGTCGTTTCCGTCCTCAACGACGCCGGGGAGGTTATCGGCGAGATCAACCGCGAGGACCTCATTTATCTCGCAAAACGGAACCAGGTCACAAGATTCGCCAAAGTTCTGGATTACATGGACGAAGGCGTCGTGGCGATCGACGACAAAGGGAGGATTTTTTATCTGAATAACGCCTATTCCCAAATATTGGGTATTCCACGCTACAAAGTCATCGGGAAATATATGCCTCAGATCGAAACCGGAGCGCTTTTGAACAAAGTGCTTGAAACCCATGAGTCCATCTCCAAGGACAAGCAACTGATTTCTTCGATCAACAAATATGTTTCCATGAGAATTTTTCCCCAATTTTCCGGGGGAGCCTTCGCGGGCGCGATTTCCATTTTCAAAGACGTCACGGAACTCAATACGATGAATCACGAAGTCCAGCGGATGAGCGACGTGATCAAGGAAGTCACCCGGAAACTGGACTATCAGGAGGCCTTCAAAAACCTCGGGATTATTACGCAAAACAGCGAATTTATTAAGGTACTGGAAGTCGCCAATATCGCGGCCAAAACCGACGTCACGGTACTGATCCGGGGAGAAAGCGGCGTCGGGAAAGAAGTCATGGCCAAGTTGCTGCATTCCGGAAGCAACCGGAACAATTCCCCGCTGATCACGGTAAATTGCGCCGCGATTCCCGAGCATCTCTTTGAGAGCGAGCTTTTCGGCTATGAAGCCGGCTCCTTTACGGGCGCGAGTAAATCGGGTAAAATCGGGAAATTTCAGCTGGCGGACCAGGGAACGCTTTTCCTCGACGAAATCGGCGACCTGCCGTTACCGATGCAGGCGAAACTCCTGCGCGTCCTGCAGCAGGGGGAGATCGAAAAGATCGGAAGCGCCAACGCGATCCCGGTGGATGTCCGGATCATCACGGCGACGAACAAGCCCCTTGAGGACTTGATGAAAGCGGAGAAATTCAGGGAGGATTTGTTTTTCCGCCTGAACGTCATTTCCCTGAATATTCCGCCGCTGCGTGAGCGAAAAGAGGATATTCCGCTCCTCGCCAATCATTTTCTGGGGATTTACAACAAACGCTACAAAAAATCCCTGACGATCTCCGCCGAAGAATACAGCGACATGATGCAATATGACTGGCCCGGCAATATCCGACAGTTGCAGAATTATCTCGAGAGAAGCGTGATCCTGGGAACCGCGACCATGGGAGACATGATCCTCAAACCCGAAAACGGAGCTACTCCGGATGCGGGTTCGCACGCCGCCCACCCCGTCGACCGCTCGCTTTCGCTCAAAGATCAGCTCAAACGCTGTGAGAAGGAAATTATCGAGCAGACTTTGCGGGAGCAAAACGGCGACCGGCAGAAGACCATAGAAGCGCTGAAAATCAGCAGGCGTACATTCTACCGGCGCTACGGGCAACTGAAGCAGGCGCCATGATTGACACTAATGACAGTTTTGACACTGAAAAATGCCATATTTGGCATTTTTTCTTTTTTTTGCCGCCGATGGAGCGTTTTTCTCTGTGAATTGAACTGCCTGATTTACGGGATTTCGGCCGATATGGCCGACAAAACGCCGATTGGTATAAAAATTGCTTTATCTGAATATAACAGATGTTTCTACCGAAAATAAAGCCAAAGGAAAAGACGGAATCAAGGAGGTCCCATGAAAACAATTCGTATCGGCGGCGGTCAGGGGTTTTGGGGGGACAGCCCGGACGCCGCCATTCATATGGTCCGCGCGGGCGACATTCAGTACCTCGCCTGTGACTATCTGGCGGAGCTGACCCTCTCGATCATGCAGCGGCAAAAGCTGAAAAATCCGAAAGCGGGCTTTGCCAGCGATTTCACCCAGCTGATCCGGGAAATCGGTAAAGAGGCCTATGAAAAAAAGATCCGTATTCTCTCCAACGCCGGCGGCATGAATATTCAGGGCGCCGTCGACGCCCTCCGGAGCATCGCGGAAGGGCAAAACATGCGCGGTTACAAGATCGGCTACGTGACCGGCGACGATCTTCTTGAAAAGCTGCCGGAATTGCTGCGGGAAGGACGGACATTCCCCAATATGGATGACGTCGGGGATTTCGATGAGATCAAGGACAAAATCGTCAACGTCAATGTGTATTACGGCAGGGAGCCGCTGATGGACTGCCTGCGGGAAGGGGCTGATCTGGTCATTACCGGACGCGCCACCGATTCGGCGCTGTTTCTGGCCCCGCTGGCCTATGAATTCGGCTGGGGGGACAAGGATCTGGACGATCTCGCCCGCGGCATCATGGTGGGTCACCTGCTGGAATGCGGCGGGCAGGGCGCCGGCGGCAATTTTGACTACGATTGGCGGTCCGTACCCGCTATGGACAATCTGGGCTTTCCGATAGCCGAAGTGACCGAGGATGACCTGCACATTACCAAAGCGCCGGGTTGCGGGGGATTGATCTCCGAACAATCGGTCAAAGAACAATTTTTGTACGAAGTGCATGATCCCGCCAATTATATTACGCCGGACGTGACCGTGGACATTTCCCGCGCGACGATTGTCAATGACGGCGACAATTCCGTCCGGATCGGCGGCGTCAGGGGAAAGGAAAAGCCCGAAAAACTCAAGATGTGCATCGGCTACCACGCGGGATACAAAGTGGCGACCTACCTGCCCTTTGCCTGGCCGGACGCCTATGAAAAAGCGCGATACGCGGCGGAAATCCTCATGAAGAAAATGAAAAGAAAGAACCTCCGCTACGAGGATATCCGCATTGATTATTTGGGTCTCAACGCCCTTCATCTCGATGTCGCCGAATATGATGAGGAGTTGATCAAGCGGCTGAATGAAGTGGTTCTCCGGATCGCGATCCGCGTGAAAGACAAGGAAGAAGCGAAGAAGCTGATCCCGGAAATCTCACCGCTTCAGCTGAACGGCCCCCCCGGCGCTTCGTTTTTCGGGGGGCGATCCCAAATCCAGGATGTCATCGGCCTGTGGCCCGCGCTGATCGACAGAGACCTCGTCACCCTCACGTCGCATATGCTGGAGGTGAAATGATATGGCTCTCGTCTATTTGAACACGCTGGCCCACGGCCGCTCCGGCGACAAAGGCGACACCAGCAATGTGTGCGTTTACGCGAGGGACCCGAAGGACTATCCCTTGCTGAAACGGGTGCTGACGGCCGAGCGGGTGAAAGAATACTTCGGCGACATGGTCAGGGGAGAAGTGATCCGCTATGAGGTGGAGACGCTGCACGGCTTCAACTTTGTGATGAAACACGCGCTGGGCGGCGGGGCGACCCATTCCCTGCGCCTGGATTCCCTCGGAAAATCCATGGGATCGGCGTTTATGCGAATGAAAATCGATACGGACGATCCGTCCGGAACCTGAATGAGGAGGCAGAAAATCATGAGTACCAGTATCATTCCCGGATTTTATCAGATGACGCCGGCGGAACGGGCGCTGAAAATCGGTGAACTGACCGGCCTTTCCGCGGACGAGCTGCGGCTGATCACGGAAAAAGACGCCTTATCCCTTGATTTGGCCGATCATATGATCGAAAACGTCATCGGGACATATTCGTTACCGATGGGAATCGCGCTCAATTTTCTGATCAACGGAAAAGAAGTTCTGATTCCCATGGTGACCGAAGAGGCCTCGGTCGTGGCTGCGGCATCCAACGCCGCGAAAATGGCAAGGGCGGGCGGCGGGTTTTCCGCATCCTTCACCGGTCCCGTGATGATTGCGCAAGTCCAGATCATCAATGTTCCGGATCCCAACCACGTGAAGAATGTGATTTTGCAAAACAAGGAAACGATCAAAGAAATCTGCAACGCCAAAGATCCGGTTCTTGTGCAATTCGGCGGCGGGTTTCATGATCTCGACGTCCGCGTGATCGACACCATCCGCGGAAAAATGGTCATCGTTCATCTCCTCGTGAACGTGGGCGACGCCATGGGGGCAAATGCCGTCAACACCATGGCCGAGGCCGTGGCGCCTTATCTGGAGGAAAAAACCGGATACAAGGTGGATTTGCGGATTCTATCCAACCTCGCCGTATACCGCCTGGCCCGGGCGAGCGCGGTCTTTACGAAAGCCTCGCTCAGCAAGACCGGGGATCCGGCCGACGGCGCCGATGTCATTGAGAAAATCCTCGACGCCTACGCCTTTGCCGAAGCGGATCCTTTCCGAGCCGCGACCCACAACAAAGGCGTCATGAACGGAATCAGCGCCGCGGTTCTTGCCACGGGAAACGATACGAGAGCGATCGAATCGGGCGCTCACGCCTATGCCGCCTTCAAAGGCCGCTACACGACGTTGACCACCTGGGAAAAAACCGGCGGCGGAGATCTCACCGGGACGATCGAAGTCCCCATGGCCGTGGGCCTGGTCGGCGGCGCAACGAAAACCCATCCGGGCGCGCGGGCGGCGGTAAAAATTCTCGGCGTAAAAACGGCGGCCGAGCTGGCCATGATCTTCGCGGCCGTGGGATTGGCGCAAAACCTGTCGGCCATTCGGGCGCTGGCCACCGACGGCATCCAGAAAGGACACATGAAACTTCATGCCAGAAATATTGCGGCTTCCGTGGGAGCCGCGGGTGAGACGCTGGAAAAAATCGTGTCGCAAATGATCGCGGACAAGAACATCAACGCGGTATACGCGGCGGAACTTTACGCAAAATTCAAGTAAGCGGGTTCTTATCTGACGTCAAAAACCTTCATAACAGAAAAGTCAGGAGACAGGAGATGGAAAATGAAGATAGAATCATATAGTATGAACGAATTAACAATTGGCCAAAGCGCGTCTAAAACCAAAGTATTCAGAGAAGAAGACGTTCTGGTATTTGCGGGTTTTACAGGAGACATGAATCCGGTACATATCAACGAAGAATTCGCAAAAACTACTAAATTCGGGCGCAGGATAGTTCACGGTCCCTACGTATATACACTTGTCGGCAGCGTTTTGGGGCAGCAGCTTCCGGGGGGCGGGTCAGTTTATGTCAGTCAAACGCTGAAATTCAAATTTCCGGTTTTTGTTGGGGATACAATCACCTGTACGCTGACGGTTACGGATAAAAATATAGAACGGAATCGTTTGACTTTGAACACGCTTTTAACCAATCAAGATGGTGTTGTAGTAATCGAAGGCGAGGCTGTGACCATGCCCAGACTTGAAAAAAGCGATTCTTGATAAAAAGTTCCTGACTGAATGAGGAGGCGGACATGGCAGGTAAAGTCAATCTGGTTGTCGAAGGATTCATCGCGCTAATTACGATCAACAATCCTCCGATGAATCCCCTTGACATTGAAGTAATGGATGGAATTCGCAATTCTTTTGAGCATCTGTACCTGGAAGAGGACATCCGCACTGTAATAATCACCGGTAACGGCAAATCTTTTGTGGCCGGTGCGGATATCAAAGAGCTCAAGCGTTGGACGCCCGAATCTTCCATGATACTCAATGGAAAGGGACAGGCGCTGGTCAATTTGATAGAAAATTATCCTTCTCCGGTTATAGCCGCCATTAATGGATACGCATTGGGCGGTGGGCTGGAAATCGCTCTCGGTTGTGACATTCGATTGGCTTCCGAAAAAGCAAAGTTAGGTCTTCCTGAGGCCAAACTCGGTATTATCCCTGGTTACGGAGGGACAGCGCGCCTGTGCCGCGCTGTAGGAATCGGGCAGGCAAAAAAAATGATGTATACGGGTTCGCACATCACGGCCGATGAAGCGTTCGCTATCGGATTGGTGCAAGAAGTTCTTCCTTCCGAAAAGCTTTTAAGCCGCGCGATGGAAATTGCTCATGCGATAGCTGAAAATGCTCCGATAGCAGTTCGCGCCATAAAACGTATCGTCAACATTTGTCGCAACAAATCTGTTGAAGAGAGCCTCGCGGCTGAACTTTATGCTGCTCGGGACTGCTATGCATCTGCAGATAGCGGGATAGGGATTGATGCCTTTATCAACAAAGAGATCCCCAAATTTCACGGTAACTAATACATTATAAGGAGGAAAGTATGATATTGGGAATGCCTGCATTTACATTTTTCATCTTTTGTATTATTTGGCCGGCGCCGGTGATCATCTCGGCAATAATTGCTTTTAAGTCCAAAAAAGGGAAAAAATAGGAGGATTCAATGTTAACCATACAAATTGTAATGATCGTTTACATCGCCATTTGCGCCGGTATCGGCATTTATACTTCCAAGTATCAAACCAATGCCGAAGAGTTTTATGTCGCCGGCAAGCGTCTTGGCCCTGTTGTGCTTGGGCTTGCCATTTCCTCGACCATTATGAGTGGCATGGGTTTTGTCGGATCCATCGGCGGTATTTACCGTGACGGTTACGCACCAATGACAATAATGATTTTTGCGACTGTCGGCACGATGATTTCATACCTTTTGTTGGCGGAACCTTTGCGCAGGGTCTCAGGTAAATTTGGATATATTACATTGGCCGATTTCGCTTACAATCGCTTTGGAAAAAGCGAAGGTACCCGTCTTGTTGTTACACTATCGACAATTATTGCTGTTACCGGTTATATTATGACCAATCTGGCCGCTCTTGGTACTGTAGTTGCTCTTGTCACTGGTTGGAGTTATTTTACGTCTCTCACTGTAGGCGTTATCGTTGTTGGTGTTTATGTTCTTCTTGGCGGTATGCTTGCCGCAGCGCTAACCGATGCTTTTCAGAGCATTTTGATGATGTTTCTTGGCGTCGCTTTTGCCGTTGTCGCGATTTACAATTCCGGTGGTATGACCAGCATGAATGAGGTTCTTGGTCGGGTAAAAGACCTCAACACGTTTATCAGACCCGGGACTGGATACGGATGGATTTATTTTATCGGAACAGCCCTCATGTACGGATTTGGTGTAGGCGGCCAACCACATGTTGTCAATAAATTTTATCAGATTAATAAAAAAAGCCAATGGAAGACATCAATGTTTATAGCCACCCTGTCTTACTTTCTGGTTGGAGCGAGTCATATTGCCGGCCTTGGAGGCCGCGCCGGTACGATACTTGGTAAATTTCCGGATACGCTGGCAAACGTTAACAACATGTCTTCTATTTTTGCCATGCAATATTTTCCGCCAATCGTAGCGGGGATTCTGTTGTCGGCTATAGTCGCCGCCATGATGTCTACCTGTGACTCCCAAGTCGTTACCGTAACTTCGGCACTGTGCCGTGATTTCATTCTTCGATACATCTACAAAAAAAAGTTGTCGGATAAACAGGAGATGCTGGCCACCCGTATTTGTATAGGCGCTATAATTCTTATTTCATATCTGCTTGTTTTCCGCCCACCGACATTGATTATGTGGATGGGGAATGGCGCTTGGGGTATTGGCGCTTCTGTGCTGATTCCGATTCTCGTCCTCGGTTCTCGATGGAAGCGTGGCAACAGGATTGCCGCCATTGTAGCTGGATGGGTAGGTATCGCTGGCTCTTTCGGTCTGGTTGTATTGAGCTCGCTCAAGCTCATTGTTTTGCCGGTTAACGCGGCTGTTATCGGAACAATTTGTTCTACTGTCGTATACATCGTCATGACTTTTGCTTTGCCTGACGAACCCAATGAGCTGGTAACGATTCTCCATGACAAGAGCGAAGTGGATTCTGATTAATCAATACTTTTGAAGGGAGGAACGCATGAATGCCTTAGAGGATTTGACTGTAATTGATCTGACCCGTTTTGCGGCAGGCCCATTTTGTACTTTGCAGTTGGCGGATTTGGGAGCGAAAGTGATCAAAGTGGAATCGAAAGATTCCGCCGATGAAGCACGCAATTTTACTCCCTTTTTGGGAGAAGGAGATGAACGGATCAGCGGATATTTTGTTCAGTATAATAGAAACAAAAAAGGAATTACGCTTAATCTACGGAGTGACGAAGGAAAAAAGTTGCTTTTACGTATGCTGGAAAAAGCGGATGTTCTCGTAGAAAACTATCGTCCAGGCGTGATGAAAAAAATGGGACTCGATTTTGAAACCTTACATAAAATCTATCCGAAACTGATTTTCGTTTCCATCAGTGGTTATGGACAAACGGGTCCATATATTGACCGCCCTGCCTTTGACAATTGCGCGCAGGCCCTCAGCGGTATCTGGTCGACGACCGGATACCCTGACCGGCCGCCCTGCAGGGTCGGTACGATTATCGGTGATTTGGCCGCATCTCTTTATGGTTGCATCGGTGTGCTGGCCGCACTGCATCACGTAAAAAATACCGGCGAAGGACAATACGTTGACGTGTCGCAATTGGATTCGACGCTCTCCTTGACAGAGATGATGGTCGTCAACTATCTCGTAGCAGGGAAGATTACCCGTCCTCTGGGAAATGATCACCCCTTCGTTATGCCTTACAGCGCCTTTAAAGCAAAAGACGGGTATATTTTTGACGGTGGTTATACGGATAAATTTTGGCGATTGCAATGTGAATTTTTCGGCGAACCAGAATTGGCCGATGATCCCGAAATTGATACCATGGTCAAACGACATGTAAGGAGTACCTACGAGCGGCGCGTTAAGCCAAAGCTTGACGAATGGATTGCCCAATACACCATCGCGGAACTTATGGAAGGACTTGGAGATAAAATCCCTATGGCGCCGATATTGGATGTAACCGGCGTAGTGAAAGATCCTCAGATACTATCACGCAATATGATTATCGAAAAAGATTATCCCCAAGGCAAGGTAAGCGGTGTCGGTCAGCCGATCAAGCTCAGTCAAACTCCAGCGGATACTTCAGGGTCGGCGCCTGCTGTCGGCGAGCATAACAGGGAAATTTATCTTGACTGGCTGGGACTGAGTAAAGAGGATCTGCAATCCTTTGAAGAACGCGGTGTTATTTGACTGAAGTAATTTCTACAGGAAAAGTGGGAAGGTAAAACATGCAAAACCTAAAGACAAAGGAAGACTATATTGCATATCTTAAAGAAAAGGCCCGCGAAATACGGATAAAAGGCCTGAAGTTGATTACTGCGGGTAACATTGGTCATCCTGGGGCGACCCTCTCATCAGCGGATTTATTTGCAGCGTTATATTTTAGCGTACTTTCCATAAATCCTGCTAACCCCGCATGGGACGGAAGAGATCGCTTCATTTTGTCTAAGGGGCACGGATGTCCTCCGCTTTATGTTGCTCTTGCCATTAAGGGTTATTACTCTTGGGAAGAACTCCTTTCAACCTATGGAAAACTCCATAGCCGTTTCCAAGGACATCCTGACATGAAAAAGACGCCTGGCGTTGATATGACGACGGGGTCCTTGGGACAAGGTCTGTCCGTGGCGGTTGGGATGGCCCTTGCTGCCCGTCGCGACGGCAAGAAACACAGGGTTTATTGTATGCTTGGCGATGGCGAACTGGACGAAGGCCAGATTTGGGAAGCCGTAATGTCCGCCGCCCATTATAAACTGGACAACATAATTGCTATCGTCGATTACAATAAAATTCAAGCAAAAGGGCCGGTACACGAGATTATGGGACTTGAACCTCTGCCGGCAAAATGGGGATCCTTTGGATGGCAAGTGATAGAAATAGATGGTCACGATATGGAGAACATCCTCGACGCCTTTTATTTGGCCAAAAATCGATATAATAACGGCAAACCGATTGTCATTATAGCCCATACAGTAAAGGGGAAGGGTGTGTCTTTCATGGAGAATACTCCAGAATGGCATACACACGCCCCCAGCAAAGAACAGTTGGAAGCCGCGCTTGTCGAACTATCCGCATACGGAGATTATAGATGGAAGAATTGAGAGAAGTATTTGCTAGAGAATTGATCGAGTTGGGAAAAGAATTTCCCAATCTGTATGTCATTGATGCTGACCTCAAAACATCTACCCGGACTGTTTTATTTGAAGATGCCTATCCAAGGCGATTTATTCAGGCTGGAATTGCCGAACAAAATATGGTTGGCATTGCCGCTGGACTCGCTCTCGAGGGTAAAATTCCTATCGTATGTACTTTCGCCAACTTTCTAGCGTCAAGAGCTCTTGATCAGGTTTATACATCAGTCGCGTATCCAGGCATCAATGTCAAATTTGCCGGAGCTTATAGCGGCATTTTGACGGGCAAACTCGGGGCAACGCACCAAGCCATTGAAGATCTCGCAGTCATGAGGGGAATTCCGGGTTTGAGAATTGCCGCCCCCGCTGATAGTTGGGAATTACGATCGGTTATGCGTAAATCTGTCGAATATAATGGACCGGTCTATTTTCGTGTTGACAAAAACAAACCAGAACTGGAATTTACCATGGGCTTTCCTTTTGAATGGGGCAAAGGTCATGAAATTTTGCATGGAACCACGGCAACCTTAATCGGAACCGGCATCGCTTCCCGTTGGGCATTTGAAGCGGCAAGCGCTCTGCATGAAGAGGGAATAAATGTTCGTTTCTTGCACATGCCCTCGATCAAACCTTTTGATGATGAGTTGGTACTTAAAGCGGCAAAAGAAACAGGAATATTGATAACCATCGAAAACCACAGCATTATCGGTGGTCTTGGCGGCGCAGTATGCGAAGTGGCGTGCCGCGAGCAGCCAGCGAAGGTAGTGCGTTTGGGGGTCAAAGATATGTTTTGCGAAACCGGTTCGGACGTGGAATTGCAGGAAGAGTATAACCTTACAGCGAAGGATATCACAAAAACAGTTAAAAGTCTTTTAAAATGAATTTCGGAAAATCAACGGATTTATACTTGATTTAAGTGAGTCAATCCAGACCTTATTTATTGTGATGTTTCGATAGTCCATTTGCGCTATCATTTAATCCTCCGGCTTCCCCGGTCATTTGCTGATCGGGGAAGCTTTTTTCATCAAGACTAACGAAAAATTTTGAAAAAACCACAAGCCAAAATGGGGCAGTCAGTTTGATGGGCGACCCGGGGATTTGCTTAACTGATAGAAAATGACAACTTATTTTGCCTTATTGACGGCATCCTGAACTGCTTCCATGATCCCTTTACTTGTTATTGAAGCTCCAGCGATAACATCAACTTGATTGCTTTGAGCGGCAATAATGCGTTTTGGAATTTCCACGAGAGCTCTGTCGGCTATGCCAACAGTTTCGCTGTTGCTTACGACTTCGATTGCTCCTATTCTGCCGGAAGAATAGGTTATTTTTACGACTATTTCTCCGCCAATTCCAGTTCCTCTTCCGATGTATTCATCTTTTTGGGTATCGATCACTTGAACTACAGGTCTAAGGTCCACAGGTTTCTTTCCTGCCAGAGCACTGTCTGCCGGTGTATCATTTTTAGGCGTCGCTGCGTTTTTTCCGGCTTCGCGCCCTGTAAAAGCACATTCGCCCAAATTACCGCCGCCATTATAGATGTCTGTGTAAAAAGAGCCGAATTCACCTGCACTGTAAAGGTGGGGGATGGGATTACCCCAAACGTCTAAAACTTCGCATTTTGCATTCCGTTTAGCGCCACCTTGAGTATTTGTGAGGCTTGCCTGTAGCGGAAACGCATAATAAGGCGCTGTGGCAATCGGTTTCAGGTATTTAGAATCAACATGGAAATCCGGATCATAACCATCAGTGCAGTAATTATTGTAATCTTGCACAGTTTTTTCCAGTTTTTCTGCTGGGATACTCATTTTCTCCGCTAGCTCTTTTATTGTATTGGCTTTGATGACCCAGCCCTTCGCTAGTTCTTCCTTAAATCCGGAGCTCCAAGTGAAATAAGGAACTACACCGCTTGATCGTGCTGTTTCATCAAATATACACCAAGCGTTTTTCGGGACGAGGAGGCTGAAAAAGGTGCCGGATTTATTGACATGTCCGTGGCGGGGGGCCACGGTTTCACTCATAAAACGCGTTCCATCGGTTCCAACATTGATTGTATTGACACTTGTAAAACCTGTTGCAGAGCGAGATTTGACTGGGACAGTAAAATAATAGCCAGCCGCGACTTTCGTCTCTGGTACAATGAAATTTACATCTGGACCCGCGAGAGCGCTCATGTGCCAGAGATCAGCTCCAACGTCTATTGCCATTTTAACGCCATCACCAGTATTGTATCTCGCGGCTTTGGAAAAGGCGTTTTGAAGTTGAGCGTAATTTTCAAGCATTTCATCATTGTTTTCAAAACCGCCCATTGCCATGACGACGCCATTTTTTGCGCGAACATTGTAAGATTTGCCTTTGTTTTCAATTTTTACTCCGTGAACAATGCCGGTATTTTTATCTTGTATCAATCGGGACACAGGAGTGGAGTACCACACATCTATTTTATCAGCGCGGTCAACAACGTTTTTTCTTAAGAACTGCCAGAAAGATGAAGTCCACCAACCATCTATCGTATAACCTCCCATGCCCTTACCGCCAAACTCGGGAAATTCAATATAATCAAACCACACAAGTCTGGCGGGGTCAACTCCAAGTTTGATGAGCCAGTCTTTGTTTGCCATGAGGCCATCTACAATAAATTCAAGAACTTCGTCACTTTGGTTATTGTAATCCGATCTGAGCGCTTTATAGTAAGCAAGGGCGCTTTCCCTATCGGTCGGCGAAAGAATAAATTGACCGGCGTATTTTGTATTGCCACCTTCTTCTCCAAGCGGAGCCTTTTCCAAGATGAGAACTTTGGCGCCGAGATCAGCGGCAGTGATCGCCGTGACCGCACCAGCGCCTCCAAAACCAATAACAACCACATCATATTCGGCGTCCCATGGTAACGAACTTATAAAATTATCTTTGTTTGGAGCGGCGAAGGTGACAATCGCTAAGAATGTGAAAACAACCGATAACGTCCAGATGTTTTTAAAGATTTTGCAAATTTTCATACGACATCCCTCCTTGAAATAATGACTGCAAGATTCAAAGAAAAACCATAATTCCGCCAATAGCATATTACTATATATATGGCTTGATGTCAATATGGGCTTTTCGAAATTAGATTGAAAAAAAGTCATACGGTGAGTATCGAAAGTCGAATCATGATTGATAGAATGCACGCTTCATGATATAAAAAAAGGTTCAGTTCATCGTAGGGAAGCATTT encodes the following:
- a CDS encoding transketolase, which gives rise to MQNLKTKEDYIAYLKEKAREIRIKGLKLITAGNIGHPGATLSSADLFAALYFSVLSINPANPAWDGRDRFILSKGHGCPPLYVALAIKGYYSWEELLSTYGKLHSRFQGHPDMKKTPGVDMTTGSLGQGLSVAVGMALAARRDGKKHRVYCMLGDGELDEGQIWEAVMSAAHYKLDNIIAIVDYNKIQAKGPVHEIMGLEPLPAKWGSFGWQVIEIDGHDMENILDAFYLAKNRYNNGKPIVIIAHTVKGKGVSFMENTPEWHTHAPSKEQLEAALVELSAYGDYRWKN
- a CDS encoding transketolase family protein, with amino-acid sequence MEELREVFARELIELGKEFPNLYVIDADLKTSTRTVLFEDAYPRRFIQAGIAEQNMVGIAAGLALEGKIPIVCTFANFLASRALDQVYTSVAYPGINVKFAGAYSGILTGKLGATHQAIEDLAVMRGIPGLRIAAPADSWELRSVMRKSVEYNGPVYFRVDKNKPELEFTMGFPFEWGKGHEILHGTTATLIGTGIASRWAFEAASALHEEGINVRFLHMPSIKPFDDELVLKAAKETGILITIENHSIIGGLGGAVCEVACREQPAKVVRLGVKDMFCETGSDVELQEEYNLTAKDITKTVKSLLK
- a CDS encoding FAD-binding protein, with amino-acid sequence MKICKIFKNIWTLSVVFTFLAIVTFAAPNKDNFISSLPWDAEYDVVVIGFGGAGAVTAITAADLGAKVLILEKAPLGEEGGNTKYAGQFILSPTDRESALAYYKALRSDYNNQSDEVLEFIVDGLMANKDWLIKLGVDPARLVWFDYIEFPEFGGKGMGGYTIDGWWTSSFWQFLRKNVVDRADKIDVWYSTPVSRLIQDKNTGIVHGVKIENKGKSYNVRAKNGVVMAMGGFENNDEMLENYAQLQNAFSKAARYNTGDGVKMAIDVGADLWHMSALAGPDVNFIVPETKVAAGYYFTVPVKSRSATGFTSVNTINVGTDGTRFMSETVAPRHGHVNKSGTFFSLLVPKNAWCIFDETARSSGVVPYFTWSSGFKEELAKGWVIKANTIKELAEKMSIPAEKLEKTVQDYNNYCTDGYDPDFHVDSKYLKPIATAPYYAFPLQASLTNTQGGAKRNAKCEVLDVWGNPIPHLYSAGEFGSFYTDIYNGGGNLGECAFTGREAGKNAATPKNDTPADSALAGKKPVDLRPVVQVIDTQKDEYIGRGTGIGGEIVVKITYSSGRIGAIEVVSNSETVGIADRALVEIPKRIIAAQSNQVDVIAGASITSKGIMEAVQDAVNKAK